In Nitrosophilus alvini, the following are encoded in one genomic region:
- a CDS encoding prepilin peptidase yields MIYLLIWLLGLAFGSFLNVLITRIPEGENIAYPPSRCPKCKSRLKWWHNIPVLSWIILGGKCYYCKSKISLQYPLIEILTSFIFLLVFVKAGISYHTLLLSIAFSLLLALSIIDFYYKAVPDSLNLGAFVIALAASRNILESLQSALLLAGAFTMLRFFVSYALSLSYEGEIKKNIKNAPWLKNFYPKFVQIEAMGEGDIIIAATMGAILGLKLALIAIFLSAFLALPASLFFKYARKEAQLPYIPFLALALWIVYMFDDKFKIFLEWLNG; encoded by the coding sequence ATGATCTATCTTTTAATATGGCTGCTGGGGCTAGCGTTTGGCTCGTTTTTGAACGTACTTATAACAAGAATTCCCGAAGGTGAAAACATTGCATATCCACCCAGCAGATGCCCAAAATGCAAAAGCAGACTAAAGTGGTGGCACAATATACCTGTTTTATCATGGATAATTCTCGGAGGAAAATGCTACTACTGCAAATCAAAAATTTCCCTGCAATATCCACTCATAGAAATCCTCACATCATTTATTTTCCTGCTCGTTTTTGTAAAGGCGGGAATTTCCTATCATACATTGTTGCTCAGCATCGCTTTTTCTTTGCTGCTAGCGCTTTCGATTATCGATTTTTACTACAAAGCCGTCCCGGATTCGCTAAATTTGGGGGCATTTGTTATCGCACTCGCAGCATCACGCAATATTTTGGAAAGCCTGCAAAGCGCACTGCTTCTTGCCGGAGCTTTTACAATGCTAAGATTTTTCGTCAGTTACGCACTCAGTCTCTCATATGAAGGAGAAATCAAAAAAAATATAAAAAATGCTCCTTGGCTTAAAAACTTCTATCCGAAGTTTGTTCAGATTGAGGCGATGGGAGAAGGCGATATCATAATAGCCGCAACTATGGGAGCCATATTGGGGCTTAAGCTTGCACTTATAGCAATTTTTCTTTCGGCTTTTCTTGCCCTGCCCGCCTCGCTTTTTTTTAAATATGCAAGAAAAGAGGCACAACTGCCCTATATCCCTTTTCTAGCACTTGCACTTTGGATAGTTTATATGTTTGATGACAAATTCAAAATATTTTTGGAATGGTTAAATGGTTAG
- a CDS encoding LptF/LptG family permease, with amino-acid sequence MVRLENYINRNFSALFFSIFVPLYGIASLVFFIKTVSITSIIKVTFLELLEIYLFVLPQILFYTIPIAFFAGAVMTLVKLSFDYELIVLFSLGVKPSKIARIFAKPALLTTIVLLVLSLGLIPQAKQLYKGFISYKKSQATLNIKASEFGQKFGTWLVFIGKEKGKNSFEDIVMFNQKAIASENFIIAKKAKIDTSDNMLKFVLSVGKGYTYKEGKLTEIEFDKMIINDLSSFTSDKYKNVAEYWMEAKKNRTRAFDFSIFTVVSVFPLISIFIIMAIGIINPRYEKQNTYMYMIIAMTLFYVIGFILAKSITFYAIGIIPLIWIVTGYLIYIKTVKKRY; translated from the coding sequence ATGGTTAGGCTTGAAAATTATATAAACAGGAATTTTTCGGCGCTTTTCTTTTCTATCTTTGTACCTCTTTACGGTATAGCATCACTTGTTTTTTTCATAAAGACGGTATCCATAACATCTATCATAAAAGTCACTTTTCTGGAACTTTTGGAAATTTACCTCTTCGTATTGCCGCAAATACTCTTTTATACTATTCCGATCGCTTTTTTTGCCGGCGCTGTAATGACACTCGTCAAACTCTCTTTCGATTATGAACTAATAGTTCTTTTCAGCCTTGGAGTAAAACCCTCAAAAATTGCAAGGATTTTTGCAAAACCCGCACTTTTGACTACCATTGTTCTGCTTGTTTTATCCCTGGGTCTCATTCCCCAGGCAAAGCAGCTTTATAAAGGTTTTATCTCATACAAAAAATCACAGGCCACACTAAATATCAAAGCTAGTGAATTCGGCCAGAAATTCGGGACCTGGCTTGTTTTCATCGGCAAAGAGAAAGGCAAAAACAGCTTTGAAGATATCGTTATGTTCAACCAAAAGGCTATCGCTTCGGAAAACTTCATAATAGCTAAAAAAGCAAAAATAGATACCTCAGACAATATGCTTAAGTTTGTACTTAGCGTTGGCAAGGGTTATACATACAAAGAAGGCAAACTCACTGAGATAGAGTTTGATAAGATGATCATCAATGACCTGAGCTCTTTTACATCAGACAAATATAAAAATGTGGCCGAATACTGGATGGAAGCGAAAAAAAACAGAACAAGAGCTTTTGATTTTTCCATTTTTACGGTAGTTTCTGTTTTTCCATTAATTTCTATCTTTATTATTATGGCAATAGGAATTATAAATCCCAGATATGAGAAACAAAACACCTATATGTACATGATTATCGCAATGACACTCTTTTATGTTATCGGCTTCATTCTGGCAAAATCGATAACATTTTATGCTATAGGCATTATACCTCTTATTTGGATTGTTACAGGATATCTGATATATATTAAAACGGTCAAAAAGAGATACTGA
- the truA gene encoding tRNA pseudouridine(38-40) synthase TruA encodes MRAKAIISYDGSRFHGFQSQKHTSKTVIGTLQKALKKTGIETKITGSGRTDRGVHATGQVIHFDLPPFWNDTQKLQSYLNRYLFPSILFKKIEIVSDDFHARYSAKRRAYRYIFSMDTPNPFSAQYITFLENFDYEKCKNAVKLFEGRHNFEYFKKEGSGVTNFERTIYKACIYRYKNYYILYFEADGFLRSQVRMMADFLFKIGRGDLTLKELAEQLSCKHQYSSTLAPPYGLYLCRVFY; translated from the coding sequence ATGAGGGCAAAAGCCATTATATCCTATGACGGAAGCAGATTTCATGGTTTTCAGTCACAAAAGCATACATCAAAAACCGTTATCGGCACTCTGCAAAAGGCTTTGAAAAAGACCGGAATCGAAACCAAGATAACAGGCAGCGGAAGAACAGACAGAGGTGTACACGCAACAGGTCAGGTAATTCATTTTGATTTACCGCCATTTTGGAATGATACCCAAAAACTTCAAAGCTACCTCAACAGATATCTTTTTCCTTCAATACTTTTCAAAAAAATTGAAATAGTAAGCGATGATTTCCACGCAAGATACAGTGCAAAAAGAAGAGCCTACAGATATATCTTCTCAATGGATACACCAAACCCTTTTTCTGCACAATACATAACTTTTTTGGAAAATTTCGATTACGAGAAGTGCAAAAATGCAGTAAAACTGTTCGAGGGAAGACACAACTTCGAATATTTCAAAAAAGAGGGAAGTGGGGTAACAAACTTCGAAAGAACAATATACAAAGCCTGCATATACAGATATAAAAATTATTATATCCTCTATTTCGAAGCGGACGGTTTTTTAAGAAGCCAGGTACGAATGATGGCCGATTTTCTTTTTAAAATAGGTAGAGGCGATCTTACTTTAAAAGAGCTTGCAGAGCAACTCTCATGCAAACATCAGTACTCCTCCACTCTAGCCCCACCATACGGGCTCTATCTATGCAGAGTCTTTTACTGA
- the amrB gene encoding AmmeMemoRadiSam system protein B, translated as MERTASVAGAFYPASCKETEEMIDHFNSILENALHEKDILSTVPRAVIAPHAGYVYSGFTANIAHRVLANAKPKRVVVIGPSHRVYLNGISGSFFDTFQTPCGELDIDKEYLTHLSDLFDISFVEEAHFEHSTEVQMPFIKHYLPETKVVEMVYGEINPAYVAKICEAILSDRNNAIVISTDLSHYYPLKKAEILDMQCIKAVRDLDTGLLHQGCEACGKIGVEAIILAAKAKGLSPVLLDYRTSADASGDESAVVGYMSAAFV; from the coding sequence ATGGAAAGAACAGCAAGCGTGGCAGGGGCCTTTTATCCGGCTTCTTGTAAAGAAACGGAAGAGATGATAGATCACTTCAACTCAATTTTGGAAAATGCGCTCCATGAAAAAGATATACTGTCCACAGTTCCCAGAGCCGTTATCGCTCCGCATGCAGGATATGTTTACAGTGGATTTACAGCAAACATTGCCCACAGGGTTTTGGCAAATGCAAAACCAAAAAGGGTTGTTGTTATAGGGCCAAGCCACAGGGTATATCTAAACGGTATAAGCGGAAGTTTTTTTGATACATTCCAGACACCATGCGGGGAGCTGGATATAGATAAAGAGTATTTGACCCATCTTTCGGATCTTTTCGATATAAGTTTTGTAGAAGAGGCCCATTTCGAGCATAGTACGGAAGTTCAGATGCCTTTTATAAAACATTATCTGCCTGAGACAAAAGTGGTTGAGATGGTCTACGGTGAGATTAATCCTGCATATGTTGCGAAAATATGTGAAGCTATTTTAAGCGACAGAAACAATGCTATAGTTATCAGTACTGACCTGAGTCACTATTATCCACTAAAAAAAGCGGAAATACTTGATATGCAGTGTATAAAGGCGGTTCGTGATCTTGATACAGGTTTGCTCCATCAAGGTTGCGAAGCATGTGGAAAAATAGGAGTGGAAGCTATAATCCTTGCGGCAAAAGCAAAAGGTCTAAGTCCTGTTCTTCTAGATTATAGAACAAGTGCGGATGCAAGCGGAGATGAGAGCGCTGTAGTTGGATATATGAGTGCTGCGTTTGTGTAG
- a CDS encoding ArnT family glycosyltransferase: protein MTEKRYSLSTLFFFIMLITFYRFAVLYFSDANLYADEAYYWGWSQSFEFGYYSKPPMIAWIIAVFTSICGDSEICIKLPSLFIYPLTTIIIYKIAEELFDKKTAFFSGLVFITIPAVSMSSLIISTDVVLLFFWSLTLYLFIKALKTERKLFWILAGVSAGFGLLSKYTMIIFVISVFVYLAMSKEHRKFLKSIELYITMALAAIIYLPNLYWNYKHHFVSFVHTKEISEIDRQLFHFDKMFEFLGAQFAVFGPVLFAVLLYLLFRPFIKDDRYRLLYSFTVPFLAIITLQSFLSRAFANWAAPTYIAATLLVSAYLVYKNRDTLLKTAIAVNIILALAFYHYHAITSLLGIELTSKTDPYKRVLGWKELGEEVSKILKEYPDAKLLCDDRKTMAELIYYVRPHPFDAVIWNPKGKMKNHYDLTTDMQKHIGENFIFVTKRRSIGDVASRFEKAKKIGSVKIRLYKDFSRVYHIYYLQGFKGYR from the coding sequence ATGACTGAAAAAAGATATTCTCTTTCCACACTTTTTTTCTTTATTATGCTGATCACTTTTTATAGATTTGCCGTTTTATATTTTTCAGATGCAAATCTATATGCTGACGAAGCCTACTACTGGGGCTGGTCGCAGAGTTTTGAGTTCGGATACTACTCGAAGCCGCCTATGATAGCGTGGATAATAGCCGTTTTTACCTCTATTTGCGGTGACAGTGAGATATGTATAAAACTTCCCTCTTTGTTTATATATCCGCTGACAACCATCATCATATATAAAATAGCCGAAGAGCTTTTTGATAAAAAAACGGCATTTTTTTCGGGCCTTGTTTTCATAACGATTCCCGCCGTTTCAATGTCTTCGCTTATAATTTCCACAGACGTGGTTTTGCTATTTTTCTGGTCTTTGACACTATACCTTTTTATAAAAGCTCTTAAAACGGAAAGAAAACTCTTTTGGATTTTGGCTGGAGTGAGTGCCGGTTTTGGACTGCTAAGCAAATATACGATGATCATTTTTGTGATCTCGGTTTTTGTCTATCTTGCAATGTCAAAAGAGCATAGAAAATTTTTAAAAAGTATAGAACTCTATATCACTATGGCTCTTGCCGCGATAATCTATCTTCCAAACCTCTACTGGAACTATAAACACCATTTTGTCAGTTTCGTTCATACCAAAGAGATAAGCGAAATAGACAGGCAGCTTTTCCATTTCGACAAAATGTTTGAATTTTTGGGAGCCCAGTTTGCGGTATTTGGCCCTGTTCTTTTTGCTGTTCTTCTTTATCTTCTGTTCAGACCTTTTATAAAAGATGACAGATACAGACTTTTGTACTCTTTTACCGTTCCGTTTCTTGCGATAATCACTTTGCAAAGTTTTTTGAGCCGTGCATTTGCAAACTGGGCCGCTCCCACATATATAGCGGCAACGCTGCTGGTGAGCGCATATCTAGTATATAAAAACAGAGACACTCTTTTAAAAACGGCCATAGCTGTAAATATCATACTTGCCCTTGCTTTTTATCACTACCACGCCATCACTTCGCTGCTCGGAATAGAACTTACTTCAAAAACCGACCCTTACAAAAGGGTTTTGGGCTGGAAAGAGCTAGGTGAGGAGGTCTCAAAAATACTCAAAGAGTATCCGGACGCAAAACTTCTGTGTGATGATAGAAAAACGATGGCAGAGCTTATATACTACGTAAGACCCCATCCGTTCGATGCAGTTATATGGAACCCAAAAGGCAAAATGAAAAACCATTACGATCTTACCACCGATATGCAAAAACATATAGGCGAAAATTTCATATTTGTAACCAAAAGAAGATCCATCGGCGATGTGGCTTCGAGATTTGAAAAAGCAAAAAAGATAGGCAGTGTAAAGATAAGACTCTATAAAGATTTCAGCAGAGTCTATCATATATATTATCTGCAGGGATTCAAGGGATACAGGTGA
- a CDS encoding phosphatase PAP2 family protein: MKKSDIVIFILFCFSVALFLYFAKIDLYISDFFYKEGTGFYLANTLFAKIIYKATIIVVAVFTIAVLGLLILDLILKKELFSIRKKVLVYLILSLLLGPGLVVNLIFKDNWGRARPIHIEQFGGDKKFTPAFVKTDQCEKNCSFSSGHAAAAFYFLSLVPLFRDPKKRFFVAAAALAWGFAVGTVRVLQGGHFLSDVVFSAFFVYFTARILYYFMFERGL; encoded by the coding sequence GTGAAAAAAAGTGATATTGTCATTTTTATACTTTTTTGTTTTAGCGTAGCACTTTTCCTCTATTTTGCCAAAATCGATCTTTATATAAGCGATTTTTTTTATAAAGAAGGAACCGGTTTTTATCTAGCGAACACCCTTTTTGCAAAAATAATATATAAAGCGACAATAATTGTCGTAGCAGTTTTTACAATTGCCGTCCTTGGGCTGTTGATATTGGATTTGATACTTAAAAAAGAGCTATTTTCTATTCGAAAAAAAGTTCTTGTCTACCTTATTTTATCCCTTTTGCTTGGTCCAGGCCTTGTGGTGAATCTGATATTTAAAGACAACTGGGGGCGGGCAAGACCCATACATATAGAGCAGTTCGGAGGAGATAAAAAATTTACCCCCGCTTTCGTAAAAACCGATCAATGCGAAAAAAACTGCTCATTTTCAAGCGGACATGCTGCAGCGGCTTTCTATTTTCTATCGCTCGTTCCTCTTTTCAGAGACCCTAAAAAGAGATTTTTCGTAGCTGCTGCGGCTCTTGCGTGGGGGTTTGCCGTTGGAACGGTAAGAGTTTTACAAGGCGGCCATTTTTTAAGCGATGTGGTATTTAGTGCATTTTTCGTATATTTTACAGCAAGAATTTTGTACTATTTTATGTTTGAGAGAGGCTTATGA
- a CDS encoding phosphatase PAP2 family protein produces the protein MKRIVPVTAALLFIILSYLFFDKRAVLYFHETKLLRDFFEAVTQLGRAEIYLIPSFLIYLLYRKKQKIVKKYALLVFWSVAISGIAVNILKIIFARYRPKMLFSEGLYGFDWFHLGHSFASFPSGHSTTAFSAFVAFSFIWPRYRYLFFAAATLIAVSRVGVTAHYPSDIVAGALLGSVTAIMVHKKLFQGKR, from the coding sequence ATGAAAAGAATCGTTCCTGTAACAGCAGCTTTGTTATTTATAATCCTCTCATATCTCTTTTTCGATAAGAGGGCAGTTCTTTATTTTCATGAAACAAAGCTTTTGAGAGATTTTTTCGAAGCGGTGACACAACTTGGAAGAGCCGAGATATACCTGATACCGTCTTTCCTCATATATCTCTTATACAGAAAAAAACAAAAAATCGTTAAAAAATACGCACTTTTGGTATTCTGGTCGGTGGCTATCTCGGGGATAGCGGTAAATATCCTCAAAATCATCTTTGCAAGATATAGACCGAAAATGCTTTTTAGCGAAGGGCTTTACGGTTTTGACTGGTTTCATTTAGGGCACTCTTTCGCCTCTTTCCCTTCAGGCCACTCTACAACTGCCTTCAGTGCGTTCGTGGCTTTCTCTTTCATCTGGCCAAGATACAGATATCTCTTCTTTGCAGCGGCAACTCTTATAGCTGTAAGCCGCGTCGGTGTTACAGCCCACTATCCCAGCGACATAGTTGCGGGGGCACTTCTGGGAAGTGTTACCGCCATAATGGTACATAAAAAACTTTTTCAAGGAAAGAGATGA
- a CDS encoding ArnT family glycosyltransferase, whose product MNKTLIRYSDWILAAAIFLSFFASLSMAPLFDLDEGAFSEATREMLQSGNYLTTYLNGELRFDKPILIYWLQALSVKIFGMSEFSFRFPSALAATFWSLGIYWFARRYFDEITAFAATFFMVTSLQITIIAKAAIADALLNMFIAYSMFFVYIYLDKNEKKYLYFAFGAIGFGALTKGPVAILIPLAVTFIYLLIKKELKLFFKTVFNPIGLLIFSLIALPWYILEYMDQGMRFIEGFFLKHNISRFKTSFEGHSGSLFYYIPVVLIGLLPYTSLFLKAITKIKSWFKNDLYLFFSIWFIFVFLFFSFSGTKLPHYVIYGYTPLFFIMAMYLKEIKNDFLLFLPVILLFTVLLFLPEIALLFKESVKDEFARAVIVSAPSYFTFPYRIFFIFAITLLLILSFNKHFDKITKTVILGFLSVIAVNFFVIPIYGKIAQEPIKEAALISKKYGFDVVMYRLNTPSFIVYSEKFVEKRAPIPGDIVLTKVTALKELKNYKIIYQKNGILLVKVEK is encoded by the coding sequence ATGAACAAAACTCTTATAAGATATTCCGACTGGATCCTAGCGGCGGCTATATTTCTAAGCTTTTTTGCCAGCCTCTCCATGGCCCCGCTTTTCGATCTGGACGAAGGAGCTTTCAGCGAAGCAACAAGAGAGATGCTTCAAAGCGGCAACTATCTTACCACATATCTGAACGGTGAACTGAGATTTGATAAACCTATACTCATCTACTGGCTTCAGGCTCTAAGCGTCAAAATATTCGGTATGAGTGAATTCTCCTTCCGGTTCCCCTCCGCCCTTGCGGCAACTTTCTGGTCTTTGGGAATCTACTGGTTTGCAAGAAGGTATTTTGATGAGATCACGGCGTTTGCAGCCACTTTTTTTATGGTTACCTCCCTACAAATCACCATCATAGCCAAAGCAGCCATTGCGGACGCTCTTTTGAATATGTTCATAGCCTACTCTATGTTTTTTGTCTATATCTATCTGGATAAAAACGAGAAAAAGTATCTATATTTTGCCTTCGGAGCCATCGGCTTCGGTGCACTTACAAAAGGACCTGTCGCTATTCTCATACCTCTAGCGGTTACTTTTATCTATCTTCTGATCAAAAAAGAATTAAAACTCTTTTTCAAGACCGTTTTCAATCCCATCGGACTGCTGATATTTTCGCTCATTGCGCTTCCATGGTATATACTGGAATATATGGACCAGGGAATGCGTTTTATAGAAGGTTTTTTTCTTAAACATAACATTTCCAGATTCAAAACATCTTTCGAGGGGCATAGCGGATCGCTTTTTTACTACATTCCCGTAGTGCTTATAGGCCTTCTGCCGTATACTTCACTCTTTTTAAAAGCTATTACAAAGATAAAATCCTGGTTTAAAAACGATCTTTATCTCTTTTTCTCTATCTGGTTTATATTTGTATTTCTCTTTTTCTCTTTTTCAGGCACAAAACTCCCCCATTACGTGATATATGGATATACGCCTCTCTTTTTTATCATGGCTATGTATCTAAAAGAGATAAAAAATGATTTTCTGCTATTTTTACCTGTGATTTTACTGTTTACGGTTCTGCTTTTCCTGCCCGAAATTGCTCTGCTTTTCAAAGAGAGCGTAAAAGACGAATTTGCCAGAGCGGTGATTGTTTCGGCACCTTCTTATTTCACATTTCCTTACAGGATATTTTTTATTTTTGCCATTACTCTTCTTTTGATTCTAAGCTTTAATAAACATTTTGATAAAATCACAAAAACGGTGATTTTGGGCTTCTTATCGGTAATAGCGGTAAACTTTTTCGTTATTCCCATATATGGCAAAATAGCTCAAGAACCCATAAAAGAGGCTGCACTTATTTCAAAAAAGTACGGTTTCGATGTGGTTATGTACAGACTCAATACACCTAGTTTTATCGTTTACAGCGAAAAATTCGTTGAAAAAAGAGCGCCAATACCGGGTGATATTGTGCTCACCAAGGTGACGGCCCTAAAAGAGTTAAAAAATTACAAAATCATCTATCAAAAAAACGGTATCCTGCTTGTAAAGGTTGAAAAATGA
- a CDS encoding glycosyltransferase family 2 protein, whose translation MKKLSVVVPVMNEEENIKPLFHAIREALNDIDYELILVDDGSTDRTVDRIKEEADERTKLIVFNRNYGQTTAMAAGIDAAEGELIVTIDGDLQNDPKDIPLMMEKLEREGWDVVAGRRAKRQDGFLLRKIPSKIANWIIRKSTGVYISDYGCTLKLFKKDVAKNLGLYGELHRFIPVLAKLYGAKMTEMDVRHHPRIHGVSKYGIGRTFKVISDLMLMLFFQKYGTKPMHLFGTLGFGMFGIGILIDFYLFILKLFGQDIGGRPLLLLGVMLTLGGIQLITTGFLAEIMMRTYYESQNKKPYVIKEIFVGKKG comes from the coding sequence ATGAAAAAACTCTCTGTTGTAGTTCCGGTAATGAACGAGGAAGAGAACATAAAACCTCTTTTTCACGCTATTAGAGAGGCTTTAAATGATATTGACTATGAACTTATTCTTGTAGACGACGGCTCTACCGACAGAACGGTCGACAGGATAAAAGAGGAGGCAGATGAGAGAACGAAACTGATAGTATTTAACAGAAACTACGGCCAGACTACCGCAATGGCTGCAGGTATCGACGCAGCCGAAGGCGAACTTATCGTAACCATAGACGGTGACTTGCAAAACGACCCGAAAGACATACCGTTGATGATGGAAAAACTGGAACGTGAAGGTTGGGATGTGGTTGCCGGCAGACGTGCAAAAAGACAGGACGGCTTTTTGCTAAGAAAAATTCCCAGCAAAATTGCCAACTGGATTATCAGAAAAAGTACGGGAGTTTACATCAGCGACTACGGCTGTACACTGAAACTTTTCAAAAAAGATGTAGCCAAAAACCTGGGACTTTACGGTGAACTACACCGATTTATCCCGGTTTTGGCAAAACTCTACGGTGCAAAGATGACCGAAATGGACGTCAGACACCATCCAAGAATACACGGTGTGAGCAAATACGGTATAGGCAGAACATTCAAAGTCATCAGCGACCTTATGCTTATGCTCTTTTTCCAAAAATACGGTACTAAACCGATGCATCTTTTCGGTACTTTGGGATTTGGAATGTTTGGCATAGGAATTTTGATCGATTTTTACCTTTTTATACTGAAACTTTTCGGCCAGGATATCGGCGGCAGACCCCTTCTGCTACTTGGAGTTATGCTAACTCTCGGCGGTATACAGCTGATAACTACAGGCTTCCTGGCTGAAATCATGATGAGAACCTATTATGAATCGCAAAATAAAAAGCCTTATGTGATCAAGGAGATTTTTGTAGGGAAAAAAGGTTGA
- a CDS encoding lysylphosphatidylglycerol synthase transmembrane domain-containing protein: protein MKKKIKTAIKIIFSIGLLFFVLSKIDTDRLFAILKETDPIWLFWAFVAFNLSKIVSSVRLNYYFKDIGINLSEKANLILYYVGMYLNLFLPGGIGGDGYKIYLLAKRYNTKVSSLINATLLDRISGLAALVFLAAILFAFSSYTDIYPGLGILSIIGAALVYPVFLYLHKKLFKNFSTYIKETTLLGLAVQLLQLSSAYFIILSLPNDVNNIDFLTLFLISSVVAVLPLTIGGVGARELTFLYGLKLIGEDPATGIAFSFIFFLITLVSSAIGLLFVHRPLREV, encoded by the coding sequence TTGAAAAAAAAGATTAAAACAGCTATAAAGATCATTTTTTCTATAGGATTGCTCTTTTTCGTTCTGTCTAAAATCGATACGGACAGGCTTTTTGCGATCCTCAAAGAGACCGATCCTATCTGGCTCTTTTGGGCCTTTGTAGCTTTCAATCTCTCAAAAATAGTAAGTTCGGTCAGACTCAACTACTATTTCAAAGATATAGGCATAAATCTATCCGAAAAAGCCAATCTCATACTCTACTACGTAGGAATGTATCTGAACCTCTTTCTTCCGGGAGGTATAGGAGGAGACGGGTATAAGATATATCTGCTTGCAAAGAGATATAACACAAAAGTCTCCTCTTTGATAAATGCTACTCTTCTGGACCGCATAAGCGGTCTGGCGGCTCTGGTATTTTTGGCAGCGATACTTTTTGCTTTCAGCTCATACACAGATATCTATCCCGGGTTAGGTATACTCTCCATCATCGGGGCGGCTCTGGTCTATCCTGTTTTTCTCTATCTTCATAAAAAGCTTTTCAAAAACTTCTCCACCTATATAAAAGAGACCACACTTCTCGGCCTTGCCGTGCAGCTTTTGCAGCTGTCAAGCGCATATTTCATCATACTGTCGCTGCCAAACGACGTAAACAATATAGATTTTCTGACTCTTTTTCTCATCTCTTCCGTTGTAGCCGTTCTGCCGCTTACCATAGGCGGAGTCGGAGCAAGAGAACTGACTTTTCTATACGGTTTGAAACTTATAGGAGAGGATCCGGCAACAGGTATCGCTTTTTCATTTATATTTTTTCTGATCACCCTCGTATCATCTGCAATAGGACTGCTTTTTGTGCACAGGCCTTTGAGAGAAGTTTAG
- a CDS encoding TIR domain-containing protein: protein MANIFLSWSGKRSREMASFLYVWLRKVIQKAKPWMSDSDIEKGQRWFIEIGENLNSHNIGIICVTPENYKAPWLLFEAGALSKAVGSSKVCPLLLGISPSELDGPLREFQATVLTKEDVFKLVKTLDAELGEWKTPYLEEAFEAFWPEFEEKISEISKIEIAGSNDQISRVINSFARHGLPEPLIGSQVYFSSGFESHSLYTVLTNVVQNRLLIFGRKNRKLFDKEHRDFFKTLKERVDNGFDFRVLFLNPNAPLHILRAAHQDDDLKSQIEICIKRAKEVLENVGLDPENHIRIYNIHRTVTSFIVDDAVVYSPITLDENGRAKRLTKAPFSVLNLNTELGKELHKSFESVWENGKMVSS, encoded by the coding sequence ATGGCAAATATTTTTCTGAGTTGGTCGGGTAAGAGAAGTAGGGAGATGGCGAGTTTTTTGTATGTGTGGCTGAGAAAAGTTATCCAAAAGGCAAAACCATGGATGTCAGACAGCGATATAGAAAAAGGTCAGCGATGGTTTATTGAAATAGGAGAAAATCTAAATAGTCACAATATAGGTATAATTTGTGTAACTCCAGAGAACTACAAGGCTCCCTGGCTTCTTTTTGAAGCAGGCGCTCTCTCCAAGGCGGTCGGAAGTTCGAAAGTGTGCCCACTGCTTCTGGGGATTTCTCCTTCAGAACTTGATGGTCCTTTGCGAGAATTTCAGGCTACCGTTTTGACTAAAGAGGATGTTTTCAAACTTGTTAAAACTTTAGATGCTGAGCTTGGTGAATGGAAAACACCATATCTTGAAGAGGCGTTTGAAGCTTTTTGGCCTGAATTTGAGGAAAAGATTTCAGAGATATCGAAAATAGAAATAGCAGGATCTAATGATCAGATCTCGCGAGTTATAAATTCGTTTGCTCGACATGGACTACCGGAGCCTCTCATAGGAAGTCAGGTCTATTTTTCAAGTGGGTTTGAAAGTCACTCTTTATATACGGTTTTGACCAATGTAGTTCAAAACAGATTGCTTATATTTGGTAGAAAAAACAGAAAACTTTTCGACAAGGAACATCGTGATTTTTTTAAGACTCTGAAAGAGCGTGTTGATAACGGTTTTGATTTTAGAGTTCTTTTTTTAAATCCAAATGCTCCTTTACATATACTGAGAGCCGCACATCAGGATGACGATCTGAAAAGTCAGATTGAAATCTGTATTAAAAGAGCGAAAGAAGTGCTGGAAAATGTTGGACTAGATCCGGAAAATCATATTAGAATTTATAATATTCATCGAACAGTAACATCTTTTATCGTTGATGATGCAGTTGTTTATTCTCCTATCACTTTGGATGAAAACGGAAGAGCGAAAAGACTCACAAAAGCTCCGTTCAGCGTCTTGAATCTAAATACCGAACTGGGAAAAGAGCTTCATAAATCTTTTGAGTCTGTCTGGGAAAATGGAAAAATGGTATCTTCCTAA